The proteins below are encoded in one region of Paenacidovorax monticola:
- a CDS encoding ABC transporter ATP-binding protein, translating to MQNHHPVDASGVLKGPLGPELRAQLASHENVQASLEVDLSADLHFGAGLVAVTEGRLLARAAGETAWFAWPLAPGLALRVLDHGGVGTLELHDPRQRLALWRFTLGGHAQALRLVQRFEQQIDRLGSQGAVQAQDADEALCPTCHTPLPPDSDECPACARVQPPQTSTWVLLRLWRFARPYRKQLALGFGLTLASTAATLVPPYMTIPLMDDILIPYQSGQQIPAGLVMLYLGGLLLSALLAWGLGWGRTYILALVSERIGADLRTTTYEHLLRLSLDYFGGKRTGDLMARIGSETDRINVFLSLHALDFMTDVLMILMTAAILFSINPWLALVTLVPLPFIAWLIHTVRDRLRTGFEKIDRVWSEVTNVLADTIPGIRVVKAFAQEKREAQRFRDANQHNLEVNDRLNRTWSLFTPTVSLMTEVGLLVVWAFGIWLVAHNRITVGVLAAFIAYIGRFYTRLDSMSRIVSVTQKAAAGAKRIFDILDHVSNVPDPAQPVKVDRVEGAIQMRNVGFRYGSRAVIKGLDLDIRPGEMIGLVGHSGSGKSTLVNLISRFYDVSDGSIQVDGVDVRRFAVADYRRHIGLVLQEPFLFFGTIAENIAYGKPDATREEIVAAARAAHAHEFILRLPHGYDSLVGERGQGLSGGERQRISIARALLIDPRILILDEATSAVDTETEKEIQKALDNLVQGRTTIAIAHRLSTLRKADRLVVMDRGEVVEVGPHDELMEKQGAYWRLYEAQARRAEEDAQAAGVLLDSALLHPAHPAGTP from the coding sequence ATGCAAAATCACCATCCTGTGGACGCCTCGGGTGTCTTGAAGGGCCCTCTGGGGCCCGAATTACGAGCCCAGCTCGCTTCCCACGAAAACGTGCAGGCCAGCCTGGAGGTTGACCTGAGCGCCGACCTGCACTTCGGCGCCGGCCTGGTCGCGGTGACCGAAGGGCGCCTGCTTGCCCGGGCGGCGGGCGAGACGGCCTGGTTCGCCTGGCCGCTCGCGCCGGGCCTGGCCCTGCGCGTGCTGGACCACGGCGGCGTGGGCACGCTGGAATTGCACGACCCGCGCCAGCGTCTGGCCCTGTGGCGCTTCACGCTCGGCGGCCATGCCCAGGCGCTGCGCCTGGTGCAGCGCTTCGAGCAGCAGATCGACCGCCTGGGCAGCCAGGGCGCCGTCCAGGCGCAGGACGCCGACGAGGCCCTGTGCCCCACCTGCCACACGCCGCTTCCGCCCGACAGCGACGAATGCCCGGCCTGCGCGCGCGTGCAGCCGCCGCAGACCTCCACCTGGGTGCTGCTGCGCCTGTGGCGCTTCGCACGGCCCTACCGCAAGCAGCTGGCCCTGGGCTTCGGGCTCACGCTGGCATCCACGGCCGCGACCCTGGTGCCGCCGTACATGACGATCCCGCTCATGGACGACATCCTGATTCCCTACCAGAGCGGCCAGCAGATCCCGGCGGGGCTGGTGATGCTGTACCTGGGCGGGCTGCTGCTGTCGGCCCTGCTGGCCTGGGGGCTGGGCTGGGGGCGCACCTACATCCTGGCGCTGGTGTCCGAGCGCATCGGCGCCGACCTGCGCACGACCACCTACGAGCACCTGCTGCGCCTGTCGCTGGACTATTTCGGCGGCAAGCGCACGGGCGACCTCATGGCGCGCATCGGCTCGGAGACGGACCGCATCAACGTGTTCCTGTCGCTGCATGCGCTCGACTTCATGACCGACGTGCTCATGATCCTCATGACGGCGGCCATCCTGTTCTCGATCAACCCCTGGCTGGCCCTGGTCACGCTGGTGCCGCTGCCCTTCATCGCCTGGCTGATCCATACGGTGCGCGACCGCCTGCGCACGGGCTTCGAGAAGATCGACCGCGTCTGGTCGGAGGTGACCAACGTGCTGGCCGACACCATTCCGGGCATCCGCGTCGTCAAGGCCTTCGCCCAGGAAAAGCGCGAGGCCCAGCGTTTCCGCGATGCGAACCAGCACAACCTGGAAGTGAACGACCGCCTGAACCGGACCTGGAGCCTGTTCACGCCCACGGTGTCGCTGATGACCGAGGTGGGCCTGCTCGTGGTCTGGGCCTTCGGCATCTGGCTCGTGGCGCACAACCGCATCACGGTGGGTGTGCTGGCCGCGTTCATCGCCTACATCGGGCGCTTCTACACCCGGCTGGACTCGATGAGCCGCATCGTCTCGGTCACCCAGAAGGCGGCGGCGGGCGCCAAGCGCATCTTCGACATCCTCGACCACGTGAGCAACGTGCCCGATCCGGCCCAGCCCGTGAAGGTGGACCGCGTGGAAGGGGCCATCCAGATGCGCAACGTGGGCTTCCGCTATGGCAGCCGCGCGGTCATCAAGGGGCTGGACCTCGACATCCGTCCCGGCGAGATGATCGGCCTGGTGGGCCACAGCGGCTCGGGCAAGAGCACGCTGGTCAACCTCATCAGCCGCTTCTACGACGTGTCGGACGGCTCCATCCAGGTGGACGGCGTGGACGTGCGCCGCTTCGCCGTGGCCGACTACCGGCGCCACATCGGCCTGGTGCTGCAGGAGCCCTTCCTGTTCTTCGGCACCATCGCCGAGAACATCGCCTACGGCAAGCCCGATGCGACGCGCGAGGAAATCGTGGCCGCCGCGCGCGCCGCGCACGCGCACGAGTTCATCCTGCGCCTGCCGCACGGCTACGACTCGCTCGTGGGCGAGCGCGGCCAGGGCCTGTCGGGCGGCGAGCGCCAGCGCATCTCCATCGCGCGCGCCCTGCTCATCGACCCGCGCATCCTGATCCTGGACGAGGCCACCTCGGCCGTCGATACCGAGACCGAGAAGGAAATCCAGAAGGCGCTCGACAACCTCGTGCAGGGCCGCACCACCATCGCCATTGCCCACCGCCTGTCCACGCTGCGCAAGGCCGACCGCCTGGTGGTCATGGACCGTGGCGAGGTCGTGGAGGTCGGGCCGCACGACGAACTGATGGAGAAACAGGGCGCCTACTGGCGCCTGTACGAGGCCCAGGCGCGCCGCGCCGAGGAGGACGCCCAGGCCGCCGGCGTGCTGCTCGACAGCGCCCTGCTGCACCCCGCCCACCCGGCGGGCACCCCCTGA
- a CDS encoding DUF1854 domain-containing protein: MTSSVAPSLADIRLARNPQGRLELTLADGTTHAGVVPVRAFPIAAPGEGLSLVGADGHELLWVPRLDLLPAPVRALVEEELAVREFVPTIQKIHGVSSFSTPSTWEVDTDRGPARLQLKAEEDIRRLGGRSHLLIAGADGVQYRVRDVSGLDRHSRKLLERFL, from the coding sequence ATGACTTCTTCCGTTGCCCCTTCCCTCGCGGACATCCGCCTGGCCCGCAATCCCCAGGGCCGCCTGGAGCTGACCCTGGCTGACGGCACCACCCATGCCGGCGTGGTGCCTGTGCGCGCCTTTCCGATCGCGGCGCCCGGCGAGGGGCTGTCGCTGGTGGGCGCAGATGGCCATGAACTGCTGTGGGTGCCCCGGCTCGACCTGCTGCCAGCGCCTGTCCGGGCCTTGGTGGAAGAGGAGCTGGCGGTGCGAGAGTTTGTGCCCACTATCCAGAAAATCCACGGTGTTTCGAGTTTTTCCACGCCCAGCACGTGGGAGGTGGATACCGACCGGGGCCCCGCGCGCCTGCAGCTCAAGGCCGAGGAGGACATTCGCCGCCTGGGCGGCCGCTCGCACCTGCTGATCGCCGGCGCCGACGGCGTGCAGTACCGCGTGCGCGATGTGTCGGGCCTGGACCGGCATTCGCGCAAGCTGCTGGAGCGCTTCCTGTAG
- a CDS encoding EF-hand domain-containing protein, producing the protein MHPFIPTMRRPIPMGSLALAAALACGQVPARAQTQPSETTSAAAPLTKGEIKAQREFKMLDFNGDGRLSRQEVALFPRLAAAFDEADTDRDGYVSYEEVRAFAAKYRAERAQARAGTAPADNP; encoded by the coding sequence ATGCATCCCTTCATTCCGACCATGAGGCGCCCCATCCCGATGGGGTCGCTGGCCCTGGCGGCAGCCCTGGCGTGTGGCCAGGTACCGGCCCGGGCGCAGACCCAGCCGAGCGAAACGACCTCCGCCGCAGCCCCGCTCACCAAGGGCGAGATCAAGGCGCAGCGCGAGTTCAAGATGCTGGATTTCAACGGTGACGGCCGTCTGAGCCGCCAGGAGGTGGCGCTGTTTCCGCGCCTGGCTGCCGCATTCGACGAGGCCGACACCGACCGCGACGGCTACGTGTCCTATGAGGAAGTGCGGGCCTTTGCGGCCAAGTACCGCGCGGAGCGGGCGCAGGCCCGTGCCGGTACCGCTCCCGCCGACAACCCGTGA
- a CDS encoding 5'-nucleotidase, with product MALTLDDKLVVAISSRALFNFEEENRVFEHGNDRAYVELQRQRLDAPAAPGVAFSLVRKLLAFNQADHQRVEVVLLSRNDPVSGMRVFRSCQAHGLPSVQRGVFTQGRDPFGYLRPLGAHLFLSANEEDVRAALHLGYPAARVVTESVQAGDAHPHEVRIAFDGDAVLFSDEAERIYQAEGLAAFQRHEIDKAAQPLPDGPFKPLLAALHRLQQAGSADMRIRTALVTARSAPAHERAIQTLMSWNIAVDEAMFLGGLEKGGFLREFEPDFFFDDQTGHVASAARHVPAGHVSSGIANTR from the coding sequence ATGGCCCTCACCCTGGACGACAAGCTCGTCGTCGCGATCTCCTCGCGCGCACTCTTCAACTTCGAGGAGGAGAACCGCGTCTTCGAGCACGGCAACGACCGCGCCTACGTGGAGCTGCAGCGCCAGCGGCTCGACGCACCGGCCGCGCCGGGCGTGGCCTTCTCGCTGGTGCGCAAGCTGCTGGCCTTCAACCAGGCCGACCACCAGCGCGTGGAAGTGGTGCTGCTGTCGCGCAACGACCCCGTGAGCGGCATGCGCGTGTTCCGCTCCTGCCAGGCCCATGGCCTGCCCAGCGTGCAGCGCGGCGTGTTCACGCAGGGACGCGATCCCTTCGGCTACCTGCGGCCGCTGGGCGCGCACCTGTTCCTCTCGGCCAACGAAGAGGACGTGCGCGCGGCCCTGCACCTGGGCTACCCGGCCGCGCGCGTGGTCACCGAATCGGTGCAGGCGGGCGATGCCCACCCGCATGAGGTGCGCATCGCCTTCGACGGCGACGCCGTGCTGTTCTCCGACGAGGCCGAACGCATCTACCAGGCCGAGGGCCTGGCCGCGTTCCAGCGCCACGAAATCGACAAGGCCGCCCAGCCCCTGCCGGATGGCCCCTTCAAGCCCCTGCTCGCCGCGCTGCACCGCCTGCAGCAGGCTGGCAGCGCCGACATGCGCATCCGCACCGCGCTCGTCACCGCGCGCAGCGCACCGGCCCACGAGCGCGCGATCCAGACGCTGATGAGCTGGAACATCGCGGTGGACGAGGCCATGTTCCTCGGCGGGCTCGAAAAGGGCGGCTTCCTGCGCGAGTTCGAGCCCGACTTCTTCTTCGACGACCAGACGGGCCATGTGGCCTCGGCCGCGCGCCACGTGCCTGCGGGCCATGTGAGCAGCGGCATCGCCAATACGCGCTGA